The region TGGCTGTGTACATACATAGGTGCTAGAGTACTGACTCACATTCCTTTGTCAGTGTACATCTCAAGTCCCGGACCTCAGGCGTAGTTCAGGCAATCTTGCTTTTATTGCTCCTCTCTGATGTAGTTATTTTAATGATCAACTACACTACAAGAAAAGCCGATTGATGTTTGATCATCTTTTAACATCTTCGTAAAGATAATAACTAGAATCAGAATGATGAATAAACAACTAATCCTTTTCTTTTCCCTGTAAAATAAAGTAAATGTTATCTAGAAGCGTTAGAAAAATAAGCGAAAACTACAATATAAATAATCCGGCCTGCCTTCAGTAATAGACAATGCGGGTATATAATATTGTGTGGAACCGGATGCATCATCTTTAAGCAAAAGCTTGTTGACATTGCATTTCAATTTTGAGTGCAATGGAGAGTGTATCCCCCACCATCAACTTTCTGGAGCACTGCCGAGTATTTCCATCGGCTGATGCCGTCGCTGTGACATCTCTGCCTCTCATTCTTTTCGACTTAATGTGGCTTGGTTTCCATCCCCTTGGCCGTGTCATCTTCTATGATTTTTCATACTCTACAAACCACTATATCAAATACATAGTTCCGAATCTCAAAACTTCGTTGTCTCTTGCCCTCAAACACTTTACTCCATTGGCTGGAAATTTAATATTACCCTCCGGTACTGATTCCAACATCGACATCAACTTCCGTTACTTGGATGGTGATTCTATCTCTGTAACATTTGCCGAGTGCACAGGTGATTTTAATTATTTCTCTGGTGACCATGTACGTCTCGCGGATATATTGAATCCTCTTGTTCCTCAACTCCCCTCAGCTACTTGTACTGAAGTTTCCGGGGAGGATTGTTCTGTAGCTCCTCTGATTGCTATTCAAGTAACTGTATTTCCAGACCGTGCCATCTGTATTGGAATCACAAACTCTCATGTGGTTGCAGATGGAAGCACTATGTTCAACTTTGTACGAGCATGGTCTTCCATTGCTAAACAGCTTAATATCTCTGATAACGAACATGACACTGACGATTTGGCATCATCAGGATGTTTCCAGATTCCATCTTTTGATAGGAGTTCTGTCCCAGACCCCTATGGTCTAGGTGATATATTCAAGAAATCACGAATAGCAAGAGGGACTAGACATCATGAGAAACTGGTTAAGCAAAAGGAGGATGCTTCTCATGATTCTTCGATGATAAAAGTTAGAGCAACATTTGTGATAACTGAAGCCAATATCCTGGCCTTGAAGAAAATAGTGTTAACAAAACTGCCAACATTAACACACTTGTCATCGTTCACAGTCGTGTGTGCTTATCTTTGGACATGCTTTGCAAAAACACGGGCTACTGTTTGGGAAAGTGAGCATGATCTTGATGAGCCGCAGAACTTCAGTTTTGCTATGGATGCTCGTGCTCGATTGGACCCTCCCTTGCCTGCTGCATACTTTGGAAATTGTTTAGTTGGATGTCTTGGGGTACAGACAGGCAGGGTTATGATAGGAGATGAAGGTCTTGTTGCTGCCGCGGAAGTGTTTGGAAATGCAATTTCTGCAAAGGTTAAGAATGGTGCCTTGCACGGTTCCGACAAATGGATGGAGGAGTTTGCTGGAATTATAAGAGGGGAATGGAATATTGGCATTGCGGGTTCCCCAAAGATGGACTACTACAACAATATTGATTTTGGATGGGGCAAAGCTTTAAAGTTTGAATTTGCTCAAGAGCCATTATCCTTGTCAAGGTGTAGGAACTCAAAAACAGACATCGAAATAGGTGTTATCCTACCTAAAATTGAAATGGACGTTTTCTCGACTGTTTTGTCCCAGGGGTTGGATACTTTGCACGGCTAACATTGTTAATCAAAGTATATGATCTTACCTGAATATGCTGATGGAAAATTTGTGctcttttaaaaataaattgcATACATATATGATCTTATGTGGAAAGCTGAAGTAAATgtttattttctttcttttcgTCACAACCCTGGCACGCTATAAATTAACCAGTCAGTCAAAGTATGGACTGCTCGCAATAATTTTACCTTTAAAAAATTGAGGGTATACTGTATATTTGTTTAAAGAAATGGATAAACCAAGAAcgaaaaaatgttaaaaataatgtttttttaatttagaataacaaGAATATCAATTATTGGGAGGGGTGGCTGAAAATAACCATTTGAATACCCAGATTATCTATGCGTACTTCCGAGACTACTTACATATGTGAGACTACTTACATATGTGTATGTCATAACACAGACCTTCCATGGCGGCCGTGGCAGTGGATTGCACTCTCCTTGGATATTAGAAACTTCTTTACTTATCGGATTTTCGTTTCCGCTATGTTCACTCTTCTCTTTCTTGGTACTCTCTCCATTATGTTCTCCTCTCCCTTTCCATTCCTCcgtaatctctctctctctctctctcttttgaATGAGATCATACTTCCCAAACTGTAGAATGATACCCAATCTAGCATTGCgtattctatttttataaaataaaattactTCGAATTACCCAATCACAAGTTGCGTATTGGCTGTTACCCATCTCCACTTCCGTATCAGCTAATACCCCGATTCCAGATACGTATTACATCCGGTATTTTCCGCCAAGCTTCCCGAAAATTGTTATTTTCAACATTTCACTCTTAAAAAGTGTTATTTTTCCGCTTCATCCACCAAGAACCGGAGAATAAACTGATTCATTTGTTCATGCACACCTGGTGTTATAGTAGTCTTTGATGATAGGCACGACCCGAAATTAAAACATGATATTAATATTCGTAGAAAATTGAATCTCATGCTCCGCGAAACACAGGTCAAAAACAAAATATTCAATCAACCAATCGTACCTAATAATACCGCCTATGGTAGTGTCTGGAGAGGGTATAGCGTATGCAGCCTTACCCTCATTCCAAAAAATGAATAGGTTGTTTTCTCAAAAGACCCCCGACTTGTGTGTGCGCACAAATATATGTGttttagataaataatgatatataAAAGTAAGTAACAGTAGACGAGACAACGATAAACAATATACAATACCTCGGCCTATGGTTTTTTTTCACATGGGACTTACCTATACCGTAAAAAGCTTCAAGCTTCGTTCAAGTTTCGTTCATTGGTTCATTGTCGTAAGCCCCTTCTATTTCTCATTTTGCACTCCTTTTGATGCCCCAAACTCAATCTTTCCCTTGGAGATCACTCTCcaaattaaatattttgaattacCACAAAACTTGTTCCAATTGTATTCGGTCTTGAGATCAATTTTGATATTGACTCTACGACACCGTATCTCAACCCGACACGGGCAACGACGCATACACTTTCTTCAGAGTTCAACACCAACGCCTCCGCATCCCACACCTTCCGATTATCTCGCTCATGAACCATAAATAAATGATCTCAAAAACAAaacattaaaatcaaatattaaaTTGGTACCCGTAAAAAATTGAACGGAATGAGACTGTATAATTATTATCGAATAGGATTTCTTAAATCCAATTATGATAAAGGTGGTTTTTTCCGGAATGGTGGGTGTTAATCCGTGATTTCTGATGATGCATTGAAGAAGTCTACATCAAATCAGATTGTTAGTTAGTTAGATAAGTATTAGAGTTTTGTTTAAATGTTAACTTAGTTAACTGGATAATCTTTGACTTATCTTTTCAAAACAAACTCTATTTTGGATAAACCTAACCTGTTTCAAATATTCAATCCTTATCAGGTTTATCTCTTTCAAGAAACAAACTAACGGATTACTTGTTTTAcacattcaaatatttcaaacctAATCTTATCTTTTATTATCTTTAAAAGAGTTTGAAATACAGTATATCCGTTACATGTTTTCTATATAAACCGACTTGATGTTTTTCAGAAACACACAACCCTCTGCACTTTCCATCTTATATTTTTCTGAGAAAAACATCCTCTTAATTGCATTCATTGATTATCCAGTTAATTAAGAGTTTATAGTCGAGTTGTAATCTTTCACATTATTATCTTTGTATTTGAAAGAAAGGTGTATTGTATCACTTGACCCGGGTTGTGGGAATATTGATTACAAGATCAAGGCcaagtagctgtgtgctaggtagctgtgtgctagggaaagggttctttcattcagggccaagattgtaatcaaggaaagtttgtaagtactttatttaagtggatataatacattctctatgctagttggcatggggacttggatgtaggccatagactaggtataggggccgaaccaagtgaaaagatTTTGTGTTCTTGCATTAACATATTTCCAGTATTGCATGTTTATATTTCTGCAATTTACATTCTGCTGAATATATAGTATCTGTCTCATTTAGATACAGCCTGTCTCATTTGCTAATACAAAAAAGACTGTCTCATTCATGAACAGTTGCACTTTAACTAATTCGGTTGAGCCTacgaatttcatttggtatcagagcaggtgcatttaattctctttttagtgtttattttgctagagatctatggctcaaccagataggtattcaaacaattatctgccattgcttcatggtgctgaaaactacaatgactggaagtttCGGATGAAAATCTTTCTTCAGCGTGATGCTTTcgaatgggatgctgtagaaaTGGTTTTACCATTCCCatgaaagaagggaagccaaaatctctcaaggatctttctcctgaagaagtgaatgcaatgaactccaatgctaaagctatgaattctcttctcaatggcatggtagctacagaattaagaaaaatatcagcatgtactactgccaagcagatctgggatacgatcaaagtcagccacgaaggcacgtctaaggtacgtgaagtaaaattaagtatgctaatgagtgactatgaaggtttcgggttggaaagagatgaaagcgttcgagatgctcaagggaggtttctgacattAATGAACTCTATCTCACTTTTGGAAAtgatcattcctcaatctgagatcaatagaaaaatcctcagagcaatgccaaagaGATTTGCTCCAAAGGTTACAATTCTGCAGGATTCGACACTACTTTCGACTATGGAtactctaacactgttcagtgaattggaagaattcgagAACCAACTAcgtagatatgatgaagaagatgaagcccCCAGGAAAAAAGACTCTGGCTCTTAATGCAGATGCAGGTGATTCTTCTGAAGATTCTGATGAGGAGATTGCACTTCTCACTAAGAAGTTCCACAAATTTCTGGCCAAAAAGAATGCATCTAAACGACCCATGAAGTCTTCATTTCCAAAGAAAGAATTCAGAACTAGTTCAAGTAAGGAAGgcaaaaataatcaaaacaagGATGCATGctttgagtgtggaaagaaaggtcACTTCAAGAAAGATTGCTACAAGCTCAAAGCCAAAAAGAAAGCTTTACTCACATGGAGTGATGATGATTCTGAAGTAGAAATTGACCCAGACGATGAATTAGCTCAACTATGCTTTGCTGGACTTGAGTCTGACTCTAGTGACAATGATGAGGTACATACTgttcaaattaataaaaattcatatatatctcAGGATGTACTAACCTTGCAGGCTCAAAATAGAAAGTTAAGAGAAAAGAATGTTTATCTTAAACAAGCATTGAGTGAGGTTCTCAATGAGGTTGATGATTCCATCAAAGATGAATCCTTAGTAGAAGAAAACAAGCTACTATCTGAGAAGGTCTCTAAGATGAAAGAAGAAGTCAACTACCTCAAGAATGAGATCGAGATGAAGGATGCATGTCTTGATGCATTAAAGAAGGAAACATTATCTGCCGAATCAAATGCATCTTCTGATTCTATAGTTCCTGAACTCAAGCAAAAGGTTGCCCAGTTGGAAATTGATCTAGCCAAATATTTTCATGGAGAAGGAACCTTGAATGTTTTACTTGCCCaacaaaaatcttctcttgacAAAGAAGGTTTGGGGTATGGATCAGCCAACAAGAAGAAGGTTTTTCAAAGTGGCTACAAAAGAACTCCTATGAAATACAAGATGCCTTATGAAAAATGTCAAGACTTTGGCAAATCTGGTCACACTAATTCTGCATCTCGGTTATGTGGTATTAAGGGCCACGATACTAACTCAGCAACTAGATCTAAATCCGTGCATAAATCTGTTAATATTGTTCAAATGTGGATTAAGAAATCTGACAGGCATTTGTATAAGATTTATGATACTAACATTCAAGGACCCAAAGTCACgtgggtacctaagagataaagGATCTTTTGCAGGTCTGTTTTAAAGTCCATGTTCCTCGAAATAAGTGGATTATTGATAGCGGTTGCTCTCATCACATGACTGGAGATAAATCAAAGTTTCTCTCATTAATCGCTAAAGAGGGaggcttagttactcttggagattccACTACCGTACGTATTATAGGTAAAGGTACCATAGGTAACGACAAGTTTGCTATTAATAATGTTCGTCTAGTTGATGGTCTAAAATATAATCTTATTAGTGTAAGTCAGTTAACTGATGCTGGCCATAGTGTTAAGTTCGATAAAGATGTTTGTTATATTGGTAATAAAGctaacgagtttgctttagtaGCCAAAAGAAAGGGAAACATCTTTTTGTTAGATTTTGATGAGCAGCAAGAAGAAATCTGCCTAGCTACCGTTCAAGAACAACAGAATCTGTGGCATAGGCGTCTTGGTCATGTTCATATGGATCTACTTCGAAAGATATCCTCACATGAGTTAGTTCGAGGTTTACCAAAGCTGAAATACAAAAAGACAAAGCCATGTTCAGCTTGCCAGCTTGGAAAATaggtgaaaacttcctttactgctaagaataaagtatcaacttctgtTCCTTTGCAGTTGTTAcatctagatctttttggtccagaaagatatgtaagtttgggaggtaagaattatgctttCGTTATAGTAGATGATTACTCTCGTTTTACTTGGGTGTTATTCTTGCGTACTAAAGATGAAGCTTTTAGTGAATTCAaagatcttattactaaccttgagactaagtattctTTAAAGCTCAAGATtattcgtagtgatcatggaggAGAATTCGAGAAAGATTTCGTAACTTTCTGCAAATCTAGAGGCATTACTCATGAATTCTCTGCCCCACGTACACCTCAACAAAACGGAGTTGTTGAACGCAAAAACAGAACTCTACAGGAAACTGCTCGTACTCTTCTTCATGAAAGTAAACTGCCACGTAAATTCTGGGCAGAAGCGGTAAACACTTCCTGTTATGTGTTAAATAGAGTGCTTATTCatcctattttgcttaaaactccttatgaattgcttaagaaTAAAATGCCTAACATcagttattttcgagtatttggttcaAAATGTTTTATCTTAGATACACAGAACACTCGAGGAAAATTTGATGCTAAGTCTACGGAAGGAATTTTCTTGGGATATTCCACTACAAGCAAGGCTTATAGAGTTTATAATTCTATCAAGCTCAAAGTTGAAGAATCTATCAACATTGCATTTAATAAATCTGCCTTGAAGATATCTCAAATTGAAGAAGATGCTGCGGATCTatcgtctcattcccaaatgagacagtctcattctaaaaagagtcagtctcattctgaaaaatcaagcagtcaagactctccaggtccatctcagtcttctgataattcttcGGGATCTAAtcaagcttcagatgaatcttctggctctccaaagactcccgatagtgtttcaaatgtgaattctgttcctcctctggataaatcttcacaagcggaaatgaggcattctcttttgaatgagacaactcctattcatttccaggcagacaattctaatgaggaagagaTGAGTAATATTCAAATTCTTAAAtcttctaggactgtgaagaatcatccaccagataatctgcttactgatttagatcaagggatttctacGCGAAGCAGGCTTCATAACTTATGTGCATTCTGTGCCTTTGTTGCTGAATTTGAACCGAAAAATGCTCAAGAAGCTGTTGTAAATGAATGTTGGTCGGTTGccatgcaagaagaattgaaccagtTCGAACGTTATCAAGTCTGGGAACTTGTCTCTCCTCCTTCTAAGGCAAAAGTCATCggtactcgttgggttttcaagaacaagaagGATGAAGATGGTAACATTATTCAGAATAAAGCTCGTTTGGTGGCTCAGGGATACAaccaacaggaaggaattgatttcGACGAGACATATGCCCCTGTAGCTCGTCTCGAAGCTATTCGGATTCTAATGGCATTTGCAGCTCACAAAGGATTCAAGCTTTaccaaatggatgttaaaagcgCATTTTTAAATGGTCATCTTAAGGAAGAAGTTTATTtgaagcagcctccaggtttcattcatgaaaaatatCCACACTATGTCTACAAGCTCAAAAAGTCTGTTTATGGTTTGAGACAGTCCCCTCGATGTTGGTATAAGCGTCTTAGTCAGTTTTTGCTAAAGAATGGTTTCACtcgtggtacactcgatccaactctttttatttttcataaacgccatcattttctattagtacaggtttatgtagatgatattatgtTTGGATCAATTGATgaatctttgtgtaagtggttttctaACTGCAAGCATAAAGAATTTGATATGAGCTTAATGGGTGAATTGCAATATTttctaggtttgcaaattaaCCAATCTGCTGCAGGCATTTTCATACATCAAAGTAAGTATGTGAATGATTTGCTTAAGAGATTTGCATTAGAAAATATCTCTGTTAAAGCTACTCCGATGAGTACAATTGTCAAGCTCAATAAAGATGATCAAGGTACACCTGTAGACATTACTAAATATCGAGGTATGATCGGCTCGTTATTATATTTAACTGCTTCTCATCTtgatattatgtatagtgtttgtctttgtgctcgttttcaatctcaaccgAAAGAATCTCATCTGAATGCAGTTAAACggatttttaagtatcttaagggaactagAGATCTTGGAATATTTTATCCTAGTTCTACTTCTTTTAACTTAATTGGTTTTTCAaatgctgactatgcagggtcacaggttgatagaaaaagtacaagtggTGCGTGTGAATATTTAGGTGATTGTTTGGTTGCATGGCACAGTAAAAAGCAAACATCTGTAGCTCTTTCTACTGCTGAAGgagaatacattgcagctggtagttgctgtgctcaaattttgtggatgcaacaaacattgcaggattttggtatttcttataCAAATATTCcaatttattgtgataatacctctgctattaatatttctaaaaatcctgttatgcattctcgtactaagcacattgatgttcgtcaccattttctacgagataatgtCTTAAAAGGTAATATTTAGTTAATTTATATCTCAACTGATAAGAAAAGGGCAGACATTTTCACCAAACCTTTAGGTGAAGATCGTTTTTGCCTTATGAGACGTGAACTTGGTATGTGCACTATCTCTCATTAATTCATTTTTACATCCCTACATGCATACTATTTAGCTTATTTGTGTCAATTATTTGCATAATTCATCTTTGTGACTGAAATTGTATAATCGAgtgtttaattaattgattaatttaatgctgatttatctatggaatttATTGATGAATTTTTGTGAATTAATTGCCGTGTTTGGTTTAATTAGTTTGCGTGTTTCAGtcttaattatatattttatatttaattatttgatgGGACTCTTGAACTTTGGAACTGAACCGAGTTGCATGCATTTTCCTTCAAGTCTTTAACTTTGATTTGACTACTCCATCTGTTTCTTCTCAATCTCTGTGTGTCTCCTCGTTTTTTGAGATACACTCCACCTTTCTACTTCTATCTCACTTCTAACTCTTCATATTCTTCTCTTGTTCTATTTAATCTCAACTTCTTTTTCTTTGCCTCTTTCCAAACGTTTATTTTCTTCTTCAACAATGTCGACCCCTCATACTTGATCCAAATCTAAACCCACTAAAACCCCTAACCCATCATCTTCTTCTCTTAAACGCCAAATAACTAATCCCGATACCTCTACTCCAATGTCACCCGAAAAATCTTCTCAGCCTAAAACCGTGTCAAAACCCATTCTTAAAGAACGTATTTGTGATCTTGCTCTGCTTCAGCGAGTGGGTGTTGTTGATTTATTCTCCGCTCTCGGCTGTGAACCTCTTTTATCCCCACCAGATGTTATTTACCTTTCTTTAGTCCGGGAATTTTTATTCTAATTTCTCAATGATGAAGGAGGATATGGTTTATTCTGAGGTTCAAGGTGTTCCGATTGTGTTCAATGCTAATCTGTTGTCTCGAGTTTGTGGTATCTCGTGCTCCGGTGTCTGTCCGTATACCACGCATGCAGCTTTCATGGAGTTTCCAGGATTACAGTATGAAGAACAACTGAAAGTGATTCTTGGTGAGAACTTTATCGGTACCTCTCTTAAGCCCATGGTATATGATCTTACTCCACTTGCTTTATTGCTTTTTAAATTGTTTCATACAAATCTTTTGCCTCGAAAGAGTGGTCGTGACCGTGTAACTTATCAAGATGTTGTTTTAATTTCGGTTTTCATGACTAAAACTCCTTGTGATATTGCTTCGTTGATTATCAAATACATGAGTCATTGTGCGTCTCATGAGTCTATGAACTTGTCCTTTCCTGCTTTGTTGACAAAGATCTTTAGACATTTTTCTATTGTTTCTGATGATGATAACACTGAGCCAGTGTCTATTATGTTTGATATGTCTGTCCTGTCAGCTAATAATATTGAGATTATTGAGTCTGGTGTTCTTATTTTTGGTGAGGGTCATAAGTCGTTTGGTTCGTTTCCTGAGTCTCCTCACTATATGTCTGATCCTGATCAAGAGGTCTCTGTTTTATTGAAATCGTTGTTGTCAAAAGTTTCTGAAAACAACAATCTCTTGGAGTCTCTTAAAACTCAGTTTGCTTCTATCGAGTCTTTGGCATCCCTGACTTCACAAGTCAGTATGATGTGTGCCTCCTATGAGATATTTAATAAGTCTGTTACTGCTTCTCTTGAATCAATAAATGCTAAGTTTGATATTTTACATGTTCATGATAAGAAGGTGAGTAGGGCTATAGATTTTGAGTTTGGTGCGCTTCATGAGGGAATGGTTACCACTGCCAAGGCTTGGGAGGAAGAATTTGTCAAGCTTTTTTATAAACTTGGAACAGAAACCAAGTACATATCTCAGCAGGACTCTACTCGTAGCATGCCATGGCACCAGAAAAAGGATTGGCTTGGTGATATGACTCTGGCCGAGATTACTTCTCCTTTGCCCCTGCC is a window of Apium graveolens cultivar Ventura chromosome 11, ASM990537v1, whole genome shotgun sequence DNA encoding:
- the LOC141697989 gene encoding malonyl-coenzyme A:anthocyanin 3-O-glucoside-6''-O-malonyltransferase-like, producing MESVSPTINFLEHCRVFPSADAVAVTSLPLILFDLMWLGFHPLGRVIFYDFSYSTNHYIKYIVPNLKTSLSLALKHFTPLAGNLILPSGTDSNIDINFRYLDGDSISVTFAECTGDFNYFSGDHVRLADILNPLVPQLPSATCTEVSGEDCSVAPLIAIQVTVFPDRAICIGITNSHVVADGSTMFNFVRAWSSIAKQLNISDNEHDTDDLASSGCFQIPSFDRSSVPDPYGLGDIFKKSRIARGTRHHEKLVKQKEDASHDSSMIKVRATFVITEANILALKKIVLTKLPTLTHLSSFTVVCAYLWTCFAKTRATVWESEHDLDEPQNFSFAMDARARLDPPLPAAYFGNCLVGCLGVQTGRVMIGDEGLVAAAEVFGNAISAKVKNGALHGSDKWMEEFAGIIRGEWNIGIAGSPKMDYYNNIDFGWGKALKFEFAQEPLSLSRCRNSKTDIEIGVILPKIEMDVFSTVLSQGLDTLHG